The sequence ATGACTTTTTTCATCTGTGTACTAAAGCAAGACAGAAagtgtgtaaatgttttatgtttaaatgttttatatactacacatacacaaacacatgtacatacacacacatatatatacagtggtgttcaaaaaaatagcagtgatttttaaaACGTGAATAAAacgcaaaatcattataataacttttatttccataaatgcaaatgcactgaaaatactacacattcaattctaaatcaaaacattaacaaaatttagccagtttgtgttaatcctttacagaaagatgaaaataaaagaaagaaagaaagaaagaaagaaagaaagaaagaaagaaagaaagaaagaaagaaagaaagaaagaaagaaagaaagaaagaaaggaaaaatgaatattaggctgttaaaaaagatagcagtgccagcatttttctttaaaaactcaaaaaatttatctataaactgaaaaaaatgtttgaggtttcactttactttaaattactgaactaatatttagtggcataacaattgtttccgagatctgtgttgcatggagtcgaccaacttccggcacctctgaacaggtattccagtccagggtgattagactacattccacagttcttctgtttttttggggttttgcctcaaaaaaacacgtttcagatatcagcccacaagttctctatgggattggtCACTCtgttacctcaatcttgtttgtctgtaaccaagatgttttgggtcattgtcatgttgaaacacccattttaaggacatttcttcttcgacatagggcaacatgatctcaagtattctgatatattcaaactgatccatgatccctcgtatgtgataaataggcataacaccatggtatgaaaaacatccccatatcattttGTAccgccatgctttactgtcttcacagtgaactttggctcgaattcagtgctcgggggtcgtctgacatactgtctacgaccactagacccaaaaagaacaattttgctttcattagtccacaaaatgttgagccatttttctttggaccagtcaatgtgttctttgggaaatttgaacccattcaggacacgtctttttcttaacaggactttgcaaggagttcttgctggtaaattggcttcacttaatcatcttctgtactcactggtaacttcagatgtttcttgatctttctggtggtgatcattggctgagtatttgccattctggctattctttgatccattcgaacagcagttccacgcttccttctgcgtctttcaggttttggttgtcacttcaaggcatttgagataattttagctgagcagcctagaatttgctgcacttctctgtatgtttttccctctacaatcaactttttaatcaaagtacgctgttcatcagaacaatgtctggaacaacccattttacccagtatttcagaaggaaatgtgctatgaccaacctgtgcaacatttggtcctcctacattaaataagggcaaAAACTGACAtctgttcttctgcagaatgaatgacttcaccaattgaactcctcactgctattattttgaacaaccccctttcaatcaatgcttcgattactcagaatgaacgacatgcatgtcctaattgttgggtttgttttgttttcatgactctactacactttcaagtaaattttttgctatgtagaaatatcacttctattaaaaacagtgatttatcaggttaatggtgttggactgctatttttttaacaccactgtatatataaatatataaaacaagaaatttgtttttgaaattcctaataaatagagttagtCACCTTCCCTTgcagcaaaaaaatgtttttggggtggccaggtggcacagcgggatattctgctagtacACCAGCGCAAAGATTGTGAACACCCTGGTTCGAATCTTGGCTTTGCTACTTGTTGGTGCAATTGGCAGTGccgacaaaaattggccaccgtgtctgctgggtgggaaaatgaccagactaagtgggtggcaATGACTCTGGTTAGGAGACATCTTTCaatggtccaaaaaggtggcattaaatccagactataagctttctcagacacgaccaattactactactactgccctTACggtttccaatgaaaatattaaagtgcaactttatgAAGATCCCTtctatataagtgtgtgtgtgtgtgtgtgtgtgtgtgtgtataaaagtaACAACTAAGCTATTTTAACAAAAGGGCTCACACAGACTCGATTACTTGATTTCACAATCATAGCATTCCTATGCTGGATTAATATTAGACTGGACTTTTCTGAAGTCTGTAAGTAAGCATGTTAGTTCCCTACAAACCTTTGTGAGAATGCATCAGTGTATCAGTATCAGAATGTTATCAAGTATTGCCCAACACTCAGTGGGGTCTTTACATTTCTATGCAACCATTTGTAGAGGCCCCCCAAAAATTTCAAAACATTCAATACGTTTTAAGCCATCAGATCTTATGGTTTATATTGAGAGTTAGCAAGCATCCAGTTATGATTAAACATTTAGCTTCCTAAAGGCCACCAACAGTTGATACAGCTCTTATCTTGGCATTTAAGTATACAAACTCAAAATCTATGAGAGCCCAGAGACCTCCTTTAAGTCTTTCTTCAAAATCTCAAAACATAAGACAGCAGACTATATTAAATGTATGGTATTTAGAAAAATATTGCTATTTTTGGAACCTTATGTAAAAATTATTTGAAAATAGTACACAAATTACAACAATAAACAAATCATTAATTAGTAAATATGGGACGTTGTACCTGTTGGCGATGAGCTGTAGGATTTGAACAAGAAACTTTCCTAGACCTTTCCGCCTGGCTTTGCTCTCCAGCTGCAGTtcataactaaaaaaaaaaaaatatatatatatatataaccattTAGTTAAACACACTAATGATTACTATAGCTGTGTTTCCATATTCACACATTAAACAGACTCTGTATCTGACTGCAATAAAATCCAAGCATGTAACGATACAATTGATTTCTCATGGCAGTAAAAATAGCTGCTCTTACCAGTATAACACCTCGTCACCACATTCAACATCAAATCGAAAATGAGAGAAAGCAACAGGAGCAGAGTCAGCATCACGGGCCAGTAGATACCACGCTCGTTCATCTTTCATctcctctctcttctctctttctttccatCCCCACTCACTTTGTTCATATCTGTAACACAGAAGAGCAGGCAGCCATTATCAGCGGGGTTCTCACTGACATTATAAACATAAGGGATGGGCtgtccagattttttttttgttttatccagatgtatttattttaatgttattgttttatgccatatttattcattacatGGCAAAAATTGGTATCATgtttctgtctattttatcttgtcttcaTATTTtagtctattttatattttcattgttatggttgcaaggtaggttaaaactgttcttgtgttgttttGTGTAAGAGTTTCTGTTATGGTTTCAGGCATATGTACTTGTTTGCTTTCCTTAGTGTATTTGGTGCATTCTattaaaatgtgatttattGTAATAGGTGTTTGGCAGGTTTTCTCCTTTTATCAGGTGTTGGTGGGTTACTCTGCTGTGGCCTATTCTGCATCTTGTGTATACGACCCGGTCTATGCGCCGTCCCTGGTGTGTTCTTGGTTTACCGTCAAGGAGTTTTATCCAGATAAATGCACATTTTAACTTTGTTATCTTATAAATCTGTAATGTTTGGcagttaaaaacaatgtactagAAGGCCTAATGTGCTAGCCACCACCGTTGGGATCAGAATTCAAATCATAGCTGTGCTAGTGACCGGCTAAGAGTCTACACCCAGACGTGATTGATCCATTTGCGGATGAAACCAATTGTCCTGACAGGAGTTTTAGGTCTTCTTATCATCCCAAAAatttatttctgttcattttaacAACATGGCTTTATTGGCTGGTTGTATAACTCAATTACAACTCATGAACATAAAATTCTTGAGAAATAAGTTTAATGATAGATTAAGGAAGTTATGTTTGACAGGAGGTATAGTGTTGTTACCATGAAATGCAATGCATTCACTTTGGCAGATTGTTTGTACACAAATGTCCATTGTgcaattttaaatgtgtctatCTATCGAACATTTTTAATAAGGACTTGGGAATGactattttttaatgtaaatctgAAATAAGTTCTCACATTTTCACCAATTTTGTCAAATATGTTTGTAGTGTGAGGTCGTAAACAATGTACCTAGCTGAGGATTGACTTCCACAGTTCTTTAAATCTATGGAAACTGGGATTGCTGAGCCCTTGGAGAAATTTCAGACCACCCACTCCTTGTTAGATTTACAACGGttccattttttttcttccattGGCACTTACTGAGGTTTGCCTAAGTGCTATAGTCTTAGAAAATGCATGGCAACCATTTTTGAAGCAATACTTTTTAACCACAGTTATTCTATAATGTCTTTAGTTCGTGGCATAGTGTTTCAGTGGCAATTTGGTGACTGCTTGACTTTATCGTAAGGTTCAAAATGAGTcagatatacacagatcagcgataacattaaaaccacctccttgtttctacacacattatccattttatcagcttcacttacaatatagcactttgtagtcctacaattattgactgtagtccatttgtttctctgcatgcttggtTAGCACCctttcaatgatcaggactctcccaggaccaccacagagcaggtattacttgggtggtgggtcattctcagcactgcagtgacactgacatggtggtggtgtgttggtgtgcgttttgctggtatgagtagataagacacagcagcgctgatggagattttaaacacctcactgtcgctgctggactgagaatagtccaccaagcaaaatatccagccaacagcaccccgtgggcagcgtcctgtgaccactgatgaaggtctagaagatgaccaacttaaacagcagcaatagatgagcgatcgtctctgactttacatctacaaggtgaaccaactaggtaggagtgtctaatagagtggacagtgagtggacacagtatttaaaaactccagcagcgctgctgtgtctgatccactcataccagcacaacacactctaacacatcaccaccatgttagtgccactgcagtgctgagaatgatccaccacccaaataatacctgctctgtgggggtcctgaccattgaagaacagagtgaaagcaggctaaaaatgtatgcagagaaacagatggactacagtcagtaattgtagaactacaaagtgcttctatatggtaagtggagctgataaaatggacagtgagtgtaaaaacaaggaggtggttttaatgttatggctgatcagtgtatacagggCTGGTATGGTTTCATGAAATCAAGCATGGTTTTGTTTAGTTTAATTAGCTGATTCAGCTTACCAATTAATTTTGGCAAGCTGGTTAATTAAGTATACAatggataaaaaaaattttttttcctttgtaaaatatgctttattttaagctttaaataatttagtgctacacatatgcacacaaagTAAGActtttttacaccactgtacatatttgtgtGTTAAAAGCTAAGTTAATACAAAGCTGAAGAAAAGGATTTTGTTGTGTTAAATACCTACAGTGTCTGCATGTTAGCTCTGGTCAGCTCATATGCCCACTCCACAGTGATGGAAGACAGCGCAGTCACCCGCTTGCACTCAATTTCTAAGTTCAACCTGCCATgcaaaaaaagtacatttttaagAATCACATAGAACTAAATACAAATGGGAAAAAATGGAATCTGAACACAAATGAAAACACTTTTACTGACCCGCTAGACCTATAATTAAGTTTCTAAGACCCTATCCAGAAAACACGAGATACAGAGGATCATGTCGTCTTCACAGACCTTTACATTTgacagtgttaaaaaaaaaaaaaaaaaaagacatatcACAGCCCAAGAATCTGGCATTTAAAAAGCTGAGTATTTGctccacatctgcattatggacATAATCATCTGACTTATAAATGCTGTCCTGCATTCTCCTTGAAAGGTTATATGACTTGCTGTGCAAATTGACTCACAGATGCTAAGCTTGTGCAGACAGAGAAACACTTAACAAGTCAATATGAGTTCAAATGTCACATTCATAAAGCTGGAAATGCTCAGAGATCTCAGAGATGAGCAAATGACAAATCACTTACCCATTTCTATCATACTTTTTGAACACTGGAAATGCTGCGAGAGGATCATCAAGCTGCAGAGACAAAATATGTGACAGTTAAAATGACACAAAAAACAGCTTCCACATATAGTTCTgaatacttttattttgaagGTGTGAGGGAGAATTTTGACCTTATTAGCTGCAACCACTTTAGCACACACAGCATCCATGGCTGCCCTCTCCTCAAGCCTCCTCTGCTTCTTCTCTTTCGCTCGGCTTGATTTTCTCTGGAGGAAACAGGTGGAAATAATGTTAGCGGTCAATCAACACTGACATTTCAAATGACCTTAAGGAAAGCACTAATTTAATGTATTGCTAATtcatgattttggaaaattgatTATTGGTTTGGAAACCAGTTCTGTAATCTATACAAACTCATATGCAAGGAGGCTGCCATGCATTTCCTGAATTTATTAGACACAGTGTTAGTGCCTCAGTACACATTGTACAGTACCCGTAGTTACAGTGGTGGCAAATGGTAGAGCAAGCTCAACAGGATATTAGAAGCAGCCTGAACTCAGGGGTACTCGAGGACCAAGGTTGAAATGTTTAATATAGGTCAGTTATCACCAGAAGGTGGAGGGTGTGCAGTATTCTAGCACCAGGATTGCTGTCCTACATAGGCAAGGTTGTACAGCAGGGGCTCTATTTTAAGAATTTGTTAGCAACAACACATTTCTGATGATTCAGTTGAGGACGAATTCTGATTAAGTGTGCACATTTAACTTTTAAAACTCCCTCAGGCCTAACAGTATGTGCAAATTTCcagacatttttttattattattataacaggaATGTGTACTGTAAAGAACAATGATAAGGAGATAAAGGAGAAGAGTGACCACTATAACTGAAGGAAAAAGGATGATGTAAAGGCGAAAAGCACTGTACTGACTAgggataaaaaaatttttaaaccgAAAACAGACCGTCATTAGTAGACGGTTAACTGATAACCGTCAAGTTTATAATGtcccattaaaatataaaaaatcagTTTCATATCAACACatctttatactttatttaataaaaaaaaaagtctaacaGTGAACATGGCAGTAAAGAAGAACAGTAACATGAACATAAAAACAGTAAGCAGTAGCAGTTCAGCTTTCAGAATGATTTTATACAATCAggagtaaacatttcattacaatAACTAAACATTCTAATACACAGATAGTAAAAGTTTTAACTGACTGATTATTTTTGCAGTTATATGATGAGCAAAATTCTGCCTTTATAACAGGACAGGGTGATTGTGTTTGGTGGTGCACTgctaaacattaaaaaagttaaatattaTGATTCATGTAAAGATTTTgaaggacattttaatattattgtacACTCCtaccaaaaaacaaaaatgcatttgAGAAAGAATTAAGTAATTAGATTTATTATGTGCTTATATGTACTCTCTATTTATATGGTTGTCTGAGCAACATGTGTAAATTATGTATTACATATTTTCAAATAACGCAATGTTTGTTATATTGccctataatttttatttatttaacatcgTGCTTACATATTGGCCTATAAACagaattatttataaatgagaTTTTGTAAAATTGATCTGTAATTTTCCTAAAACACAATGTACTGGTTAGACAGAAGTTCATGTAACAATATGTATTGATAAGCATAGCAGTCTTCTTTAGGTATCCATATATTTTAGTCAATTACCCTCCAGTTAAACAGTATAGACAATAGTAAAAACATATCCTTGATGATAGCATTAATGctatattttacaataattgTCAGTGCTGTAGTGCTTCTGGTGCCACCTGTAAAGAGAGCCAATTCAACAAACCCACACAATCCCTTGCTCTCTTACACctaacagcattttacatcagctAATTCCTTCTACATTATTTCGGGTGGTTTAAAGAAACCTAAAAACACCTAAGAAACCTAAGAAATATGCAGACACAGACAgtgaagaagcttggcacacttaAGTTTCCAAGACTCAAGTTGCTGTGTGCCAGCCTTTCTATCAGCTGTGATGTTATACCACCTGTTGCAGTGTATAATTATTACTGCacgtattataattattaatgcaCGTTAGGGAATATTTGGTGGAAACCATGCATACATTTATAGACCTGACCTACCGTGTGTTAACATTTTAGGTGTGGAAAACCTTTTTACACATTGGGCCCCTCTACTACGAACTGAGTATTATTTGAATGGCACAGATTACCACAGTATTGTTACTGACCAGGTGCATCCCTCTATGGGCACAATTTATCTAGCTTATAAAGGGTGATATGCCATGTTACAAACCACAAGTCGTGTTAATCTGGTTCTGTGAATATGACAACAAGTCCCAGCCACCGGATCAGAATCCAACAGAGCATCTTGGAAAAATGAGAAAGCTCATGTTGATACTAAAAAACATCATTCAATCAACTGGTTTTAAAACTGTACTAAGAATTTGGAAATGCCTCTAATATCAGAGCATTTAACAGCATCTTACAagaaggaaataaaaataaaagaagagcAACATGAGGATGGATGTAAAATTAACTTGATGCCAGAATCTGACCTAGACTTTTACTAATAATGATACTTTTATCATGACTACGTTTGCCTGATGAATAAGAGCAGTTGGTTGAGCTGTTGTAGACACATGTCCGGCTTGTTTCCTCCTGCCATGCCACATGTTAGCTAACACAGCATTCC is a genomic window of Trichomycterus rosablanca isolate fTriRos1 chromosome 4, fTriRos1.hap1, whole genome shotgun sequence containing:
- the naa40 gene encoding N-alpha-acetyltransferase 40 isoform X1 encodes the protein MGRKSSRAKEKKQRRLEERAAMDAVCAKVVAANKLDDPLAAFPVFKKYDRNGLNLEIECKRVTALSSITVEWAYELTRANMQTLYEQSEWGWKEREKREEMKDERAWYLLARDADSAPVAFSHFRFDVECGDEVLYCYELQLESKARRKGLGKFLVQILQLIANSTQMKKVMLTVFKHNHGAYQFFREALQFEIDETSPSMSGCCGDEYSYEILSRRTKYGEASGHAHGGSHCGGCCH
- the naa40 gene encoding N-alpha-acetyltransferase 40 isoform X2; this translates as MDAVCAKVVAANKLDDPLAAFPVFKKYDRNGLNLEIECKRVTALSSITVEWAYELTRANMQTLYEQSEWGWKEREKREEMKDERAWYLLARDADSAPVAFSHFRFDVECGDEVLYCYELQLESKARRKGLGKFLVQILQLIANSTQMKKVMLTVFKHNHGAYQFFREALQFEIDETSPSMSGCCGDEYSYEILSRRTKYGEASGHAHGGSHCGGCCH